From a region of the Haematobia irritans isolate KBUSLIRL chromosome 4, ASM5000362v1, whole genome shotgun sequence genome:
- the LOC142233317 gene encoding trypsin delta-like, which translates to MWPFIVLISIGTIVKPPVSAQGRYSGDTEIADVENFHHYRRVDHFNFTRIVGGRPTDIRRVPWQIALYNNGDFVCGGSIVSVDWVLTAAHCVANGGRFTIRAGSSYLDRSGQYRSTRFVVRHSGFNENTFDYDIAMIRVDRRFRIGRRVRAIRLARIGRSLPEKFFVSGWGSRAFQGSNPNRIRGVTLRKYNRQQCIRTYQSVGLTISSNMICAGGQRRDACNGDSGGPLVSRRIQYGIVSLGMQCSRPPSIYTNIRQLNNWIRRVVRRWGGRRPRFI; encoded by the coding sequence ATGTGGCCGTTCATAGTTCTCATAAGCATAGGTACTATAGTAAAGCCACCAGTCTCTGCACAGGGTCGATATAGTGGAGATACTGAGATAGCCGATGTAGAGAATTTTCATCATTATCGGCGTGTAGACCATTTCAATTTTACTCGTATAGTTGGAGGTAGGCCTACCGATATACGTAGGGTCCCTTGGCAAATCGCTCTTTATAATAATGGCGATTTCGTGTGTGGCGGGTCCATAGTAAGTGTTGATTGGGTTCTAACAGCAGCACATTGCGTCGCAAATGGAGGGAGGTTTACCATCCGCGCTGGCTCATCATATCTGGATCGTTCGGGTCAATATCGATCGACGCGCTTTGTTGTCAGACATAGTGGATTTAATGAAAATACCTTCGATTATGACATAGCCATGATTCGCGTTGACAGAAGATTTCGAATTGGGCGCCGAGTTAGAGCTATACGCCTGGCTAGAATAGGAAGGTCTTtaccagaaaaatttttcgttagcGGCTGGGGCAGTCGTGCCTTCCAAGGTTCCAACCCGAATCGTATAAGAGGTGTAACGTTAAGAAAATATAATCGCCAGCAGTGTATACGGACATATCAAAGTGTTGGCCTAACCATCTCAAGCAATATGATTTGTGCTGGGGGTCAACGGAGAGATGCATGCAATGGTGACTCAGGTGGACCATTGGTGAGTCGACGAATCCAGTATGGTATTGTGTCGTTGGGAATGCAGTGTTCGCGGCCCCCTAGCATCTATACCAATATCAGACAATTGAATAATTGGATTAGACGAGTTGTGCGTCGTTGGGGTGGACGAAGACCAAGGTTTATTTaa
- the LOC142234673 gene encoding trypsin delta-like, whose amino-acid sequence MWLNLLIISAFISIPVSLTQLHSGVINDHKLWHNVHQNRLNNLNTNKTRIVGGVPIYIDRVPWQVAIYNYSNFVCGGSIISEDWILTAAHCVVNGGFFIIRAGSSFLNEGGGLYLTASLIVSHRLFSVSTIDYDIAMIRVNRRFETNQQVQFITLAKNGKTTPNKFYVSGWGSLIYQGALSNQIRGLTINLYDRQECIRIYRNLGLNVTKNMICAGGIGEDTCHGDSGGPLVWRRIQYGIVSLGQLCSQPPSIFTNVRQMNGWITNVVTRWGGALPTFR is encoded by the coding sequence ATGTGGCTGAATTTACTTATCATAAGCGCTTTTATTTCGATTCCTGTATCCTTGACACAGTTGCATAGCGGTGTTATTAACGATCACAAATTATGGCATAACGTACATCAAAATCGTCTTAATAAtcttaatacaaataaaacgcGTATAGTTGGAGGAGTTCCCATTTATATAGATAGAGTACCATGGCAAGTAGCTATCTATAACTATAGTAACTTTGTATGTGGAGGATCGATCATAAGTGAAGATTGGATTCTAACGGCTGCACATTGTGTTGTGAATGGTGGGTTTTTTATAATACGTGCTGGTTCATCATTTCTCAATGAAGGAGGAGGTCTTTATCTCACTGCAAGTTTAATTGTTAGTCATAGACTTTTTAGTGTCAGTACAATTGATTACGATATTGCAATGATTCGAGTCAATAGGAGATTTGAAACCAATCAGCAAGTTCAATTTATAACACTGGCCAAAAACGGAAAAACTACGCCGAATAAATTTTACGTAAGCGGTTGGGGCAGTTTAATTTACCAAGGTGCTTTATCGAATCAAATCCGAGGTCTCACAATAAACCTATATGACCGCCAGGAATGTATACGAATATATCGAAATTTGGGCTTAAACGTAACAAAAAACATGATTTGTGCAGGAGGCATTGGAGAAGATACGTGCCACGGCGATTCTGGAGGACCCTTGGTTTGGCGACGAATTCAGTATGGAATTGTATCCTTGGGACAGCTATGTTCCCAACCACCTAGTATATTTACCAATGTCAGACAAATGAATGGTTGGATTACAAATGTTGTAACTCGCTGGGGTGGAGCATTACCGACATTTCGTTGA